In Marmota flaviventris isolate mMarFla1 chromosome 15, mMarFla1.hap1, whole genome shotgun sequence, a single window of DNA contains:
- the Klf10 gene encoding Krueppel-like factor 10 yields the protein MLNFGASLQQAAEERMEMISERSKENMYSWNKTAEKSDFEAVEALMSMSCSWKSDFKKYLENRPVTPVSDMSEEENLLPGTPDFHTIPAFCLTPPYSPSDFEPSQVSNLMAPAPSTGHFKSFSDTAKPHSAAPFKEEEKSSVSTPKLPKAQATSVIRHTADAQLCNHRSCPVKAASILNYQDNSFRRRTHLNIEAARKNIPCAAVSPNRSKCERNAVADVDEKAGTALYDFSVPSSETVICRSQPTPTSPQQKSVLVSPPAVSTGGVPPMPVICQMVPLPTSNPVMTTVVPSTPPSQPPAVCPPVVFMGTQVPKGAVMFVVPQPVVQNPKPPVVSPNGTKLSPIAPAPGFSPSAAKVTPQIDSSRIRSHICSHPGCGKTYFKSSHLKAHMRTHTGEKPFSCSWKGCDRRFARSDELSRHRRTHTGEKKFACPMCDRRFMRSDHLTKHARRHLSAKKLPNWQMEVSKLNDIALPPTPAPTQ from the exons ATGCTCAACTTCGGCGCTTCTCTCCAGCAGGCTGCG gagGAAAGAATGGAAATGATTTCTGAAAGGTCAAAAGAGAATATGTATTCTTGGAACAAAACTGCAGAGAAAAGTGATTTTGAAGCTGTAGAAGCACTTATGTCAATGAGCTGCAGTTGGAAGTCTGATTTTAAGAAATACCTTGAAAATAGACCTGTCACACCAGTATCTGATATGTCTGAGGAAGAGAATCTGCTTCCAGGGACACCTGATTTTCATACAATTCCCGCATTT tGTTTGACTCCACCTTACAGTCCCTCTGACTTTGAACCTTCTCAAGTGTCAAATCTGATGGCACCAGCGCCATCTACCGGACACTTCAAATCATTCTCAGATACTGCCAAGCCTCACAGTGCTGCACCTttcaaagaggaagagaagagctcAGTATCTACCCCCAAACTCCCCAAGGCTCAAGCAACAAGTGTGATCCGTCATACAGCTGATGCCCAGCTGTGTAACCACCGATCCTGCCCTGTGAAGGCAGCTAGCATCCTCAACTATCAGGACAATTCTTTTCGAAGAAGAACCCACCTAAATATTGAAGCTGCAAGAAAAAACATACCCTGTGCAGCTGTGTCACCAAACAGATCCAAATGTGAGCGAAATGCAGTGGCAGATGTTGATGAGAAAGCGGGCACTGCACTTTATGACTTTTCTGTGCCTTCCTCAGAGACAGTCATCTGTAGGTCTCAGCCAACCCCCACTTCCCCACAGCAGAAGTCTGTGTTGGTCTCCCCACCTGCGGTATCCACAGGGGGAGTGCCACCTATGCCTGTCATCTGTCAGATGGTTCCCCTGCCTACAAGCAACCCTGTCATGACAACAGTCGTTCCCAGCACTCCACCCAGCCAGCCACCAGCTGTCTGCCCCCCTGTGGTATTCATGGGTACTCAGGTTCCCAAAGGCGCTGTCATGTTTGTGGTACCCCAGCCTGTTGTGCAGAACCCAAAGCCTCCAGTGGTGAGCCCCAATGGCACCAAACTCTCTCCCATTGCCCCTGCTCCTGGCTTTTCCCCTTCAGCAGCTAAAGTCACTCCTCAGATTGATTCATCCAGGATAAGAAGTCACATCTGTAGCCATCCAGGATGTGGCAAGACCTACTTTAAGAGTTCTCATCTAAAGGCCCACATGAGAACACATACAG GGGAAAAGCCTTTCAGCTGTAGCTGGAAGGGTTGTGACAGGAGGTTTGCACGTTCTGATGAACTGTCCAGACATCGGCGAACCCACACAGGTGAGAAGAAATTTGCCTGTCCCATGTGTGATCGGCGGTTCATGAGGAGTGACCATTTAACGAAGCATGCCCGGCGTCACCTGTCAGCCAAGAAGCTCCCAAATTGGCAAATGGAAGTGAGCAAGTTAAATGACATTGCTCTCCCTCCAACTCCTGCACCCACACAGTGA